One window of the Trifolium pratense cultivar HEN17-A07 linkage group LG2, ARS_RC_1.1, whole genome shotgun sequence genome contains the following:
- the LOC123910952 gene encoding translation initiation factor eIF-2B subunit delta-like, with amino-acid sequence MDPPRRAPRTVIDPVPKFRQVGFFAPPDRSQSGPIAADTSASLSPVMIPPPRHLSDNLILHARPSNSPRRGPESITVGGSNSDAPVSPAPSSSYSSRFVVGGDRGFFDGKGKDNGKVVASSFPRGGFDLTALKGNAAASGSSIVVPASQLTTVSVVNDSLGIPEKEKTNKGGGSAGEMKDQSSSKQQKPKPTKAERRALQEAQRAAKAAAKGEGNKASGTATSANAKPAKAVKPAQKADTASVAATEKKGGDFPPEKDRKKDAPQPRLQYDDKSRVEKAKRRSVVKQTESRNRVELFRHLPQYEHGSQLPDLEAKFFDLYPVHPAVYKVGLQYISGDISGGNDRCIAMLQAFQEAIKDYKVPPEKSLGRDLTAKIGSYVSFLNECRPLSISMGNAIRFFKSQIAKLPLTLSESEAKISLDSDIERFISEKIILANKVIVKHAVTKIRDGDVLLTYGSSLAVEMIFLHAHELGKQFRVVIVDSRPKLRGQQLLRRLVEKGLNCTYTHINAVSYVMHEVSRVFLGAESILSNGTVYSRVGTASVAMVAHASRVPVIVCCEAYKFHERVQLDSICSNELGDPDVISNVKGRVDVNHLDGWADIENLQLLNLIYDAMPSDYVSMIVTDYGMVPPTSVPVIVREYGRE; translated from the exons ATGGATCCTCCTCGTCGAGCACCACGAACAGTAATCGACCCCGTTCCTAAATTCCGTCAAGTCGGATTCTTCGCTCCACCCGACCGTTCACAATCGGGCCCCATCGCCGCCGATACATCCGCTTCTCTTTCCCCCGTTATGATTCCTCCGCCACGTCATCTTTCCGATAACCTAATTCTCCATGCTCGTCCGTCGAATTCTCCTCGCCGTGGGCCGGAGTCGATTACTGTTGGTGGAAGTAATTCTGATGCTCCTGTTTCGCCGGCGCCGTCATCTTCTTATTCGAGTAGGTTTGTTGTTGGTGGTGATAGAGGGTTTTTTGATGGGAAGGGGAAGGATAATGGGAAAGTTGTGGCTTCTTCGTTTCCGAGAGGTGGATTTGATTTGACTGCGTTGAAGGGGAATGCTGCTGCTTCTGGTTCTTCTATTGTTGTTCCGGCGAGTCAGTTGACTACTGTTTCTGTTGTGAATGATTCTCTTGGGATTCCTG aaaaggaaaaaacaaacaaaggaGGAGGGTCAGCTGGGGAAATGAAAGACCAATCTAGTTCAAAACAGCAGAAACCAAAACCCACAAAAGCTGAAAGACGTGCACTTCAAGAAGCTCAACGAGCTGCAAAGGCTGCTGCAAAAG GCGAAGGAAATAAGGCGTCTGGAACTGCTACATCAGCGAATGCAAAACCAGCTAAAGCAGTAAAGCCTGCACAGAAAGCTGATACTGCATCAGTTGCAGCCACCGAGAAGAAGGGGGGTGATTTTCCACCTGAAAAGGATAGAAAGAAAGATGCCCCTCAACCACGCCTGCAGTATGATGACAAGAGCCGGGTGGAGAAAGCTAAACGTCGTTCTGTGGTGAAACAAACTGAGTCGAGGAACAGAGTTGAGTTGTTCAGGCATTTACCACAATATGAGCATGGGAGTCAGCTTCCAGATCTTGAGGCAAAGTTTTTCGATCTTTATCCTGTGCATCCTGCTGTTTATAAG GTGGGTTTGCAGTACATATCTGGAGATATATCTGGTGGCAATGATCGTTGTATTGCAATGCTTCAAGCATTTCAGGAGGCAATCAAAGACTACAAGGTTCCACCTGAGAAGAGTCTCGGGAGAGACTTGACAGCAAAAATTGGTAGTTATGTATCATTTCTTAATGAGTGTCGACCTCTGTCAATCAGCATGGGAAATGCAATTAGATTTTTCAAGAGTCAGATAGCCAAGCTACCTTTAACCTTGTCTGAGTCAGAAGCAAAAATTTCTCTCGACTCAGATATTGAACGTTTTATAAGTGAGAAGATCATACTTGCCAACAAGGTGATAGTCAAGCACGCTGTCACCAAAATAAGAGATGGGGATGTTCTTCTAACTTATGGCTCATCATTGGCAgttgaaatgatttttttacatGCACACGAATTAGGAAAACAGTTTCGTGTTGTGATAGTTGATTCTCGTCCAAAGCTTAGAGGCCAACAGTTGCTCCGCAGGCTTGTGGAGAAAGGTCTTAACTGTACATACACTCATATAAATGCTGTTTCCTACGTAATGCATGAAGTTAGTCGAGTCTTTCTGGGTGCTGAATCAATACTGTCTAACGGAACGGTATATTCAAGAGTGGGGACTGCAAGTGTTGCAATGGTTGCTCATGCATCCCGTGTACCAGTGATAGTATGTTGTGAGGCCTATAAATTTCATGAAAGGGTACAGCTAGATTCAATTTGCTCGAATGAGCTTG GTGATCCAGATGTCATTTCAAATGTTAAGGGTAGAGTGGATGTCAACCACTTGGATGGTTGGGCCGATATTGAAAATCTGCAACTTCTAAATCTGAT ATATGATGCAATGCCTTCAGATTACGTCTCAATGATAGTCACAGATTATGGCATG GTCCCCCCCACAAGTGTGCCTGTAATTGTAAGAGAATATGGGAGAGAATAG